A single genomic interval of Methylocystis sp. IM3 harbors:
- a CDS encoding RluA family pseudouridine synthase, with translation MDLLSRLLHRDGLMLVIDKPAGVPVHRGPKGGPSLEDAFDQLRFGLPRVPALAHRLDKDTSGCLVLGRHRKALDRLGKLFKTGRIAKTYWAVVEGAPQEEAGEIDLALGRLDAARGWWMRPDPLGLPSRTSWRVLGRSADGARAFVEFTPHTGRTHQIRVHAQAMGWPILGDPVYGGGRREGAPPLHLHARAIAIPLQDSKPTVNVTAPAPDHMREALAACGWRADAAAPEALAPDLPKASEALKLAD, from the coding sequence ATGGATCTTCTCTCCCGCCTCCTGCACCGCGACGGGCTGATGCTCGTCATCGACAAGCCGGCGGGCGTTCCCGTGCATCGCGGCCCCAAAGGGGGACCGAGCCTCGAGGACGCCTTCGATCAGCTGCGCTTCGGCCTGCCCCGCGTCCCCGCCCTCGCCCATCGGCTCGACAAGGACACCTCCGGCTGTCTTGTGCTCGGCCGCCATCGCAAGGCGCTTGACCGGCTGGGCAAGCTGTTCAAGACGGGCCGAATCGCCAAGACCTATTGGGCCGTCGTCGAGGGCGCGCCCCAGGAGGAGGCCGGCGAGATCGACCTGGCGCTCGGCCGCCTCGACGCCGCGCGCGGCTGGTGGATGCGGCCGGACCCGCTGGGCCTGCCCTCGCGCACGAGTTGGCGCGTCCTCGGCCGCTCGGCCGACGGCGCCCGCGCCTTTGTCGAATTCACCCCCCACACCGGCCGCACGCATCAGATTCGCGTCCATGCGCAGGCGATGGGCTGGCCGATCCTGGGCGATCCGGTCTATGGCGGGGGCCGCCGCGAGGGCGCGCCGCCGCTGCATCTCCACGCCAGGGCCATCGCCATTCCCTTGCAGGACAGCAAGCCGACGGTGAACGTCACGGCGCCGGCGCCCGACCATATGCGCGAGGCTCTGGCCGCCTGCGGCTGGCGCGCGGACGCCGCGGCGCCCGAGGCTTTGGCGCCCGATTTGCCAAAAGCGTCCGAAGCGCTCAAATTAGCGGACTGA